From the Polynucleobacter sp. MWH-UH35A genome, one window contains:
- a CDS encoding 3-deoxy-7-phosphoheptulonate synthase → MSQQNTNPANWYSAVDKTSDTDDQRIDNISVLPPPEHLIRFFPISGTPTEALISKTRKKIRDIIHGKDDRLLVIIGPCSIHDPRAALEYCQRLLAERERFAGELEIVMRVYFEKPRTTVGWKGLINDPYLDESYRIEEGLRLARQVLMEINRLGMPAGSEFLDVISPQYIADLISWGAIGARTTESQVHRELASGLSAPIGFKNGTDGNIKIATDAIQAAGRPHHFLSVHKNGQVSVVETKGNKDCHVILRGGKEPNYEAKFVQAACSELEAAKLPASLMVDLSHANSSKKHERQIVVADDVAQQIESGSHHIFGVMVESHLNDGAQKFTPGKDDPNTLEYGKSITDACINWDDSVKVLERLATAVKKRRAKKK, encoded by the coding sequence ATGAGCCAACAAAATACGAATCCCGCCAATTGGTACTCCGCTGTCGACAAGACCTCGGATACTGACGATCAACGCATTGATAACATTTCTGTTCTGCCACCGCCAGAGCATTTAATCCGCTTCTTTCCTATCTCCGGAACACCGACTGAGGCATTGATTAGCAAAACTCGCAAGAAGATCCGTGACATTATTCATGGCAAAGATGATCGTTTACTTGTCATCATCGGACCATGCTCCATTCATGATCCTAGAGCAGCTTTGGAATACTGTCAGCGTCTCTTAGCTGAACGCGAACGCTTTGCTGGCGAACTAGAAATTGTGATGCGCGTGTATTTTGAAAAACCACGCACTACCGTTGGTTGGAAGGGTTTAATTAATGACCCTTACTTAGATGAGAGCTATCGCATTGAAGAAGGCTTGCGCCTTGCTCGCCAGGTGCTCATGGAAATTAATCGCCTCGGCATGCCAGCAGGCAGCGAATTCTTGGACGTGATTTCACCGCAATATATTGCAGACCTCATTTCTTGGGGGGCAATTGGTGCACGCACTACTGAGAGCCAAGTTCATCGCGAACTCGCTTCAGGTTTATCGGCGCCCATCGGATTTAAGAATGGTACTGATGGCAATATCAAAATTGCTACTGATGCTATTCAAGCAGCGGGCCGTCCACATCACTTCTTATCTGTTCACAAGAATGGTCAAGTATCAGTAGTGGAAACCAAAGGTAATAAAGATTGCCACGTGATTTTGCGTGGCGGCAAAGAGCCAAACTACGAAGCCAAATTTGTCCAGGCAGCCTGCTCTGAGCTTGAAGCAGCCAAGCTTCCAGCCAGTTTGATGGTTGACCTTTCACATGCCAATTCAAGCAAAAAACATGAGCGTCAAATTGTTGTTGCTGACGATGTGGCACAGCAAATTGAATCTGGCTCACATCATATTTTTGGTGTAATGGTAGAGAGTCATTTAAATGATGGCGCTCAGAAATTTACCCCAGGCAAAGATGATCCAAATACATTGGAATACGGCAAGAGCATTACCGACGCTTGCATCAATTGGGATGACTCTGTAAAAGTTCTAGAGCGTCTTGCAACTGCCGTGAAAAAACGCAGAGCCAAGAAAAAATAA
- the glcE gene encoding glycolate oxidase subunit GlcE → MSHSNLQVDAFREQILNAAKNQTPLSIEGGGTKSWYGNSNSYAKLDTRSYSGILEYQPEELVITACAGTPLKEIEAALKEKNQVLAFEPPHFGENATFGGAIAAGLAGPGRISVGNFRDFVLGARILDGKGQDLSFGGKVMKNVAGYDVSRLLPGSLGTLALLLEASVKVLPKPAATATLRCQISQENALKALNQWAGQPLPLSASCWIGSSKGGDGVLTFRLAGAAAAVKAAIPLMSSVVNAIELNAEAAELFWNNLREQKISEFGNLKADQTLYRLALPAACGAIAIPGASDEIILEWHGQQRWIKAAGDEATFAAIKAIANSHGGHATRFRQGINVDSSYQRFTLLSEQAHSKALEVVQERLRSAFDPAGVFATKRLP, encoded by the coding sequence ATGAGTCACTCCAATCTACAAGTTGATGCATTTCGGGAACAAATTCTGAATGCAGCGAAGAATCAAACTCCACTCTCCATTGAAGGCGGTGGAACCAAGTCTTGGTACGGAAATTCCAATAGCTATGCCAAGCTGGATACTCGCTCCTATTCAGGTATTTTGGAATATCAACCAGAAGAGCTCGTCATCACTGCTTGCGCAGGTACGCCATTAAAAGAAATTGAGGCAGCCCTCAAAGAAAAAAATCAGGTGCTGGCGTTTGAGCCCCCTCATTTTGGCGAGAATGCAACCTTTGGTGGCGCTATTGCCGCCGGTCTTGCTGGCCCTGGCCGCATTTCTGTTGGCAATTTCCGCGATTTCGTATTGGGCGCACGCATCCTCGATGGCAAAGGTCAGGATCTTTCCTTTGGTGGCAAGGTAATGAAGAACGTGGCTGGATACGATGTTTCTCGTCTACTGCCTGGCTCCCTAGGAACGCTCGCACTGTTATTAGAAGCCTCAGTTAAGGTACTACCCAAGCCTGCAGCGACCGCCACCCTGCGTTGCCAGATCTCCCAAGAGAATGCCCTAAAAGCACTCAATCAATGGGCTGGTCAACCACTCCCACTCTCAGCAAGCTGTTGGATTGGCTCATCCAAAGGTGGAGATGGTGTACTCACTTTCCGACTCGCAGGTGCAGCAGCCGCAGTAAAAGCTGCAATTCCATTAATGAGCTCTGTCGTCAATGCTATTGAACTCAATGCAGAAGCGGCCGAACTTTTTTGGAATAATTTGCGTGAACAAAAAATTTCTGAGTTTGGAAATCTTAAGGCTGATCAAACCTTATATCGTTTAGCACTACCTGCTGCCTGTGGTGCCATTGCAATCCCTGGTGCTAGCGATGAAATCATTTTGGAATGGCATGGGCAACAACGCTGGATTAAAGCAGCTGGTGATGAAGCAACTTTTGCGGCCATCAAGGCTATTGCCAATTCTCACGGCGGGCATGCAACTCGTTTTAGACAAGGCATAAATGTAGATTCCTCATATCAACGCTTTACCTTACTCTCAGAGCAAGCTCACTCTAAGGCCCTTGAAGTGGTGCAAGAACGCTTGAGATCTGCTTTCGATCCTGCCGGCGTATTTGCCACCAAACGTCTTCCATAA
- a CDS encoding cob(I)yrinic acid a,c-diamide adenosyltransferase, with the protein MGNRLSKIATRTGDAGMTGLGDGSRVEKDHLRICAMGDIDELNSEIGVLMTETIPESISTELRELFLQVQHDLFDLGGELCIPNYKLLNPEHVAQLDVWLEKYNQQLPPLTEFILPGGTRAAAQAHVCRTVCRRAERSIVRLGWEEPLYDSPRQYVNRLSDLLFVLARILNRAAGGSDVLWKHEKKETK; encoded by the coding sequence ATGGGAAATCGACTATCAAAAATCGCCACTAGAACCGGTGATGCGGGAATGACGGGCTTGGGTGACGGCAGTCGCGTTGAGAAGGATCACTTGCGGATCTGCGCCATGGGCGATATCGATGAATTGAACTCGGAAATTGGGGTTTTGATGACCGAGACAATCCCAGAAAGTATTTCCACCGAATTGCGTGAGCTTTTTCTGCAGGTTCAGCATGATTTATTCGATTTAGGTGGCGAGCTTTGTATCCCCAATTACAAACTATTGAATCCTGAGCATGTGGCGCAGTTAGATGTTTGGCTTGAAAAATATAACCAACAGTTGCCACCTTTAACGGAATTTATTTTGCCGGGTGGTACTCGTGCTGCTGCACAAGCACATGTGTGTCGTACCGTATGTCGCAGAGCCGAACGCTCAATTGTTCGTTTGGGTTGGGAGGAGCCTCTTTATGATTCTCCTCGCCAATACGTCAATCGCTTATCGGATTTGCTATTTGTGCTGGCGCGTATTTTGAATCGCGCAGCTGGTGGGTCTGATGTGCTTTGGAAGCACGAAAAAAAAGAGACTAAATAA
- the tldD gene encoding metalloprotease TldD: MTAPDALFPANWTKAKKQADLIKLAKSILLEPTGLSEQDLHHTFGNLFAHRLDDADLYFQHTRSESWSLEEGIVKSGSFNIDQGVGVRAIYGDKTAFAYSDEINLEALNKAAKATRVIGPEGGKQAVASKLFHPVSNTLYSDINPLDSLQPKEKIALLESIERRAKARDPRIIQVMASLAGEFDVVLVVRADGLLAADVRPLVRVSVHVIAEQNGRRESGSSGGGARHDYLYFDTELINRYVDEAVDGALVNLESRPAPAGPMTVVMGPGWPGVLLHEAVGHGLEGDFNRKGSSAFADRIGQRVAAKGVTVVDDGTLAGRRGSLNVDDEGTPTQCTTLIEDGILKGYIQDSLNARLMNMPLTGNGRRESFASLPMPRMTNTYMLAGKDDPQEIVASIKRGLYAVNFGGGQVDITSGKFVFSASEAYWVENGKIQYPVKGATIIGSGPESLKQVSMIGNDLKLDGGVGVCGKEGQSVPVGVGQPTLRIDSLTVGGTA, encoded by the coding sequence ATGACCGCACCAGACGCACTTTTTCCCGCAAATTGGACCAAAGCCAAAAAACAAGCAGACCTCATTAAATTAGCCAAATCCATCTTACTTGAGCCTACCGGTTTATCGGAGCAAGATTTACACCATACCTTTGGCAACCTATTTGCCCACCGCCTTGATGATGCGGATCTTTACTTCCAACACACTCGTAGTGAAAGCTGGAGCCTCGAGGAGGGCATCGTCAAATCAGGCAGCTTCAATATTGATCAAGGTGTTGGGGTACGAGCTATTTATGGCGACAAGACCGCTTTCGCCTACTCAGACGAAATCAACTTAGAGGCCTTAAATAAAGCAGCGAAAGCGACTCGCGTGATTGGCCCCGAAGGTGGCAAGCAAGCGGTTGCTAGCAAATTATTTCACCCGGTATCCAACACACTTTACTCAGATATCAACCCCTTGGATTCGCTTCAGCCCAAGGAAAAAATTGCGCTACTAGAAAGTATTGAGCGTCGTGCTAAAGCACGTGATCCACGCATCATTCAGGTCATGGCAAGCTTGGCTGGTGAGTTCGATGTTGTTTTAGTAGTGCGCGCAGATGGCTTATTAGCTGCTGATGTTCGCCCACTAGTGCGCGTTTCAGTGCATGTGATTGCAGAGCAAAATGGTCGTCGTGAATCTGGATCTTCTGGTGGTGGTGCACGTCATGACTACCTCTACTTCGATACAGAACTCATTAATCGCTACGTTGATGAAGCGGTAGATGGAGCTCTTGTGAATCTCGAGTCTCGCCCAGCACCTGCTGGACCAATGACCGTAGTGATGGGACCTGGTTGGCCTGGCGTTTTATTGCATGAAGCTGTAGGTCATGGTCTTGAAGGTGACTTTAATCGCAAAGGGTCCTCTGCTTTCGCTGATCGGATTGGCCAGCGCGTTGCCGCCAAAGGTGTCACTGTTGTTGATGACGGCACACTAGCTGGACGTAGAGGCTCATTAAATGTTGACGATGAAGGCACACCCACTCAATGCACCACCCTGATTGAAGATGGCATTTTAAAAGGGTATATCCAAGATAGCCTGAATGCCCGCCTGATGAATATGCCGCTCACCGGTAATGGTCGCCGTGAGAGCTTTGCCTCTCTACCAATGCCGCGCATGACCAATACCTATATGCTGGCTGGCAAAGATGATCCCCAAGAAATCGTGGCAAGCATTAAGCGCGGCTTGTATGCGGTCAATTTTGGCGGCGGTCAGGTAGATATCACAAGTGGAAAATTTGTATTTTCTGCCTCGGAGGCCTACTGGGTTGAGAATGGCAAGATCCAATACCCCGTCAAAGGCGCCACCATCATTGGTAGTGGCCCAGAATCCCTAAAACAAGTTTCTATGATCGGAAATGACCTCAAGCTCGATGGCGGGGTAGGGGTCTGCGGCAAGGAAGGACAAAGCGTTCCTGTCGGGGTTGGACAGCCCACTCTGCGGATTGATAGCCTGACCGTAGGTGGGACCGCCTGA
- a CDS encoding FAD-linked oxidase C-terminal domain-containing protein — translation MVTPPPDLAAISALQSKLVAALRPILPEHALLWEPEDTIPYECDGLAAYRRMPLAVALPETEEQVAQILKICYAMQIPVVPRGSGTGLSGGAMPLSQGLVLSLAKLKKIISIDPFTRTAVVQPGVRNLAISEAVAHLGLYYAPDPSSQIACSIGGNVNENSGGVHCLKYGLTLHNVLRVRGILMNGEIVEFGGLAPDAPGLDLLAIMMGSEGMLAVVTEVTVKLVAKPKLARVIMASFDDIEKGGNAVAAIIAAGIIPAGLEMMDKATTRAVEEFVHAGYDLDAAAILLCESDGTPEEVAEEIERMTKVLEEAGASGIQISKDESERLKFWSGRKNAFPAAGRLAPDYYCMDGTIPRRHIATLLKRIQGMEAKYGLGCLNVFHAGDGNMHPLILFNGADQEEWHRAEEFGTEILEACVELGGTITGEHGVGIEKINSMCVQFGEGERQSFWGVKSAFDPEKLLNPDKAIPTLNRCAEYGRMRISGGQLPHPELERF, via the coding sequence ATGGTGACCCCACCCCCCGATTTAGCCGCTATTAGCGCCCTTCAGTCCAAATTGGTTGCAGCTTTGCGCCCAATCCTTCCAGAACATGCTCTCCTGTGGGAACCAGAAGACACCATTCCCTATGAATGCGATGGTCTGGCAGCCTATAGACGAATGCCTTTAGCAGTGGCTTTGCCAGAGACCGAAGAGCAAGTAGCCCAAATTTTAAAGATTTGCTATGCAATGCAAATTCCAGTGGTGCCTCGTGGATCAGGCACAGGACTATCAGGTGGAGCAATGCCTCTTTCTCAGGGTTTAGTGCTGTCTTTGGCTAAGCTTAAGAAAATTATCAGCATTGATCCATTCACTCGCACTGCAGTAGTGCAGCCTGGTGTACGCAACTTGGCAATCTCCGAAGCAGTTGCCCATCTGGGTTTGTACTACGCGCCAGATCCCTCTTCTCAAATTGCCTGCTCTATTGGTGGCAACGTCAATGAAAACTCCGGCGGGGTGCACTGTCTTAAATATGGCCTTACTTTGCATAATGTTCTGCGCGTCCGCGGAATACTCATGAACGGCGAGATCGTTGAATTTGGCGGACTAGCACCAGATGCCCCAGGACTCGATTTACTCGCAATCATGATGGGCAGTGAAGGCATGCTAGCCGTTGTTACAGAGGTTACAGTCAAGTTAGTTGCCAAGCCAAAATTAGCTCGTGTGATCATGGCAAGTTTTGATGACATCGAAAAAGGTGGCAACGCAGTCGCTGCCATTATTGCTGCCGGAATTATTCCTGCTGGATTGGAAATGATGGATAAAGCCACCACTCGCGCTGTAGAGGAATTTGTCCACGCTGGTTATGACCTAGATGCTGCAGCTATTTTGCTCTGTGAATCCGACGGCACACCTGAAGAAGTCGCTGAAGAAATCGAGCGCATGACTAAGGTGCTTGAAGAAGCTGGTGCTAGTGGCATTCAAATTTCAAAAGATGAGAGCGAGCGCTTGAAGTTTTGGAGTGGGCGTAAAAACGCTTTCCCAGCTGCGGGTCGCTTAGCACCTGATTACTACTGTATGGATGGCACCATTCCGCGTCGTCACATTGCGACCTTACTAAAGCGCATTCAAGGGATGGAAGCAAAGTACGGCCTTGGCTGTCTAAACGTATTTCATGCGGGCGATGGCAACATGCACCCTCTCATCCTATTTAATGGTGCTGATCAAGAAGAATGGCATCGTGCGGAAGAATTTGGCACTGAAATTTTAGAAGCTTGCGTAGAGCTTGGTGGAACCATCACCGGCGAGCATGGTGTTGGCATCGAAAAAATTAATTCGATGTGTGTTCAGTTCGGTGAAGGTGAGCGCCAATCCTTCTGGGGTGTGAAGAGTGCTTTTGATCCAGAAAAACTACTCAACCCAGATAAAGCAATTCCAACTTTGAATCGCTGCGCTGAATATGGTCGCATGCGCATTAGCGGTGGCCAATTACCTCATCCAGAATTGGAGCGCTTCTAA